In one Spirochaeta lutea genomic region, the following are encoded:
- a CDS encoding YaiI/YqxD family protein codes for MPWQGCIFIDGDSCPRQVRELILRTADRRSLRVVLVSDRPLPAGSIPGVTCVVVPRQEDAADSYIQEHAQPGDLIITQDIPLAARLVEDDRLVLNHLGVEYTRENVQARLLQRNTMAEMRLLGLAGEGGRRFGARELKGFADAFDRILTRLNHPNK; via the coding sequence TGTCCGCGCCAGGTGAGGGAATTGATTCTCCGGACAGCGGACCGCCGGTCCCTCCGGGTCGTCCTGGTATCCGACCGGCCCCTGCCTGCCGGGTCTATTCCTGGGGTAACCTGCGTAGTTGTACCCCGGCAAGAGGATGCTGCGGATTCTTACATTCAGGAGCACGCCCAGCCCGGCGATCTGATTATAACCCAGGACATCCCCCTGGCGGCCCGTCTCGTGGAGGACGACCGGTTGGTCCTGAATCATTTGGGAGTGGAGTATACCCGGGAGAATGTTCAAGCCCGGCTCCTCCAGCGGAATACCATGGCGGAGATGCGCCTTCTGGGACTCGCCGGGGAGGGGGGAAGGCGCTTTGGTGCCAGGGAGCTCAAGGGGTTTGCAGATGCCTTCGATCGGATCCTGACGCGTTTGAATCACCCTAATAAATGA